A window of the Canis lupus baileyi chromosome 1, mCanLup2.hap1, whole genome shotgun sequence genome harbors these coding sequences:
- the STRN4 gene encoding striatin-4 isoform X1 codes for MMEERAAAAVAAAASSCRPLGSGAGPGPTGAAPASAPAPGPGPAGKGGGGGGSPGPTAGPEPLSLPGILHFIQHEWARFEAEKARWEAERAELQAQVAFLQGERKGQENLKTDLVRRIKMLEYALKQERAKYHKLKFGTDLNQGEKKPELAEQVSNGPVESVTLENSPLVWKEGRQLLRQYLEEVGYTDTILDMRSKRVRSLLGRSLELNGAVEPSEGGPRATPGPGGLSGGESLLVKQIEEQIKRNAAGKDGKERLSGSVLEQIPFLQNCEDEDSDEDDDLDSVQHKKQRVKLPSKALVPEMEDEDEEDDSEDAINEFDFLGSGEEGEGSPDPRRCTGEGTHHELESRRVKLQGILADLRDVDGLPPKVTGPPPGTPQPRPHEGSFGFSSDVFIMDTIGGGEVSLGDLADLTVTNDNDLSCDLSDSKDAFKKTWNPKFTLRSHYDGVRSLAFHHSQSALLTASEDGTLKLWNLQKAVTAKKNAALDVEPIHAFRAHRGPVLAVAMGSNSECCYSGGADARIHSWKIPDLNMDPYDGYDPSVLSHVLEGHGDAVWGLAFSSASQRLASCSADGTIRIWDPSSSPACLCTFLTASDHGIPTSVAFTSTEPAHIVASFRSGDTVLYDLEAGSALLSLESRGSSGPTQINQVVSHPNQPLTITAHDDRGIRFLDSRTGKSVHSMVAHLDAVTCLAVDPNGVFLMSGSHDCSLRLWSLDNKTCVQEITAHRKKHEEAIHAVACHPSKALIASAGADALAKVFV; via the exons ATGATGGAGGAGCGAGCGGCCGCCGcggtcgccgccgccgcctcctcctgccGCCCGCTCGGCTCTGGCGCGGGCCCCGGCCCGACCGGGGCGGCCCcggcctctgcccctgccccggggcccgGCCCGGCTGGTaagggaggcggcggcggaggcagCCCCGGACCTACGGCGGGCCCCGAGCCCCTGAGCCTGCCCGGCATCCTGCACTTTATACAGCACGAGTGGGCGCGCTTCGAAGCGGAGAAGGCCCGCTGGGAGGCCGAGCGCGCCGAGCTGCAG GCTCAGGTGGCCTTCCtccagggagaaaggaaagggcaAGAGAATCTCAAGACAGACCTGGTACGGCGGATCAAGATGTTGGAATATGCACTGAAACAGGAGAG GGCCAAATATCATAAATTGAAGTTTGGAACAGACCTGAACCAAGGGGAGAAGAAACCAGAATTGGCAGAACAAG TCTCCAATGGCCCTGTGGAGTCGGTCACCCTGGAGAACAGCCCGCTGGTGTGGAAGGAGGGGCGGCAGCTTCTCCGACA GTATCTGGAAGAGGTGGGCTACACGGACACCATCCTGGATATGCGGTCCAAACGCGTGCGCTCCCTGCTGGGCCGCTCATTGGAGCTCAACGGGGCTGTGGAGCCCAGTGAAGGGGGCCCCAGGGCCACACCAGGCCCCGGGGGCCTCAGTGGCGGTGAATCCCTGCTGGTGAAACAGATTGAAGAGCAGATCAAGAG GAATGCGGCAGGCAAAGATGGCAAAGAACGCCTGAGTGGTTCGGTGCTGGAGCAGATCCCCTTCCTGCAGAATTGTGAGGACGAGGACAGTGACGAGGACGATGACCTGGACAGCGTACAGCACAAGAAGCAGCGTGTGAAG CTTCCCTCCAAAGCCCTAGTGCCTGAGAtggaggacgaggacgaggaggaTGACTCTGAGGATGCCATCAATGAGTTCGATTTCTTGGGctcaggagaggagggggagggctcCCCAGACCCTCGACGATGCACGGGAGAGGGGACCCACCATGAGCTGG AAAGCCGGCGGGTCAAACTCCAAGGCATTTTGGCCGACCTTCGGGATGTAGATGGGCTGCCCCCTAAAGTGACTGGTCCCCCTCCTGGCACACCCCAGCCCCGGCCACACGAAG GTTCCTTTGGCTTCTCCTCAGACGTTTTCATCATGGACACTATCGGGGGCGGGGAGGTGAGCCTGGGGGACTTGGCAGATCTCACCGTCACCAACGACAACGACCTCAGCTGTGAT CTCTCTGACAGCAAAGATGCCTTTAAGAAGACATGGAACCCCAAGTTCACTCTCCGATCACACTACGACGGCGTGCGCTCCCTGGCTTTCCACCACAGCCAGTCTGCCTTGCTCACCGCCTCTGAAGATGGCACACTGAAGCTCTGGAACCTACAGAAGGCTGTCACAGCCAAGAA GAATGCTGCACTAGATGTGGAACCTATCCATGCCTTCCGGGCTCACAG GGGTCCTGTATTGGCAGTAGCCATGGGCAGCAATAGCGAATGCTGTTACAGTGGTGGGGCAGATGCCCGCATCCACAGCTGGAAGATTCCGGACCTCAACATGGACCCCTATGACGGTTATG ACCCGAGCGTGCTGAGCCATGTCCTGGAGGGCCACGGGGATGCTGTATGGGGCCTAGCCTTCAGTTCTGCCTCCCAGCGCCTGGCCTCCTGCTCTGCCGATGGCACCATCCGTATCTGGGATCCCAGCAGCAGCCCAGCCTGCCTCTGTACCTTCCTCACAGCCAGCG ATCATGGGATCCCCACCTCAGTGGCCTTCACCAGCACCGAGCCTGCCCACATTGTGGCCTCCTTCCGCTCTGGCGACACTGTCTTATATGACCTGGAGGCTGGCAGTGCCCTCCTCTCGCTGGAATCCCGGGGGAGCAGCG GCCCAACCCAGATCAACCAGGTGGTGAGTCACCCAAACCAGCCCCTCACCATCACTGCCCACGACGACAGAGGCATCCGCTTCCTGGACAGCCGGACAG GGAAATCTGTGCACTCCATGGTTGCCCACCTGGACGCGGTCACCTGCCTTGCCGTGGACCCCAACGGCGTGTTCCTGATGTCGGGAA GTCACGACTGTTCCCTGCGTCTGTGGAGCCTGGACAATAAAACATGCGTGCAGGAGATCACGGCCCACCGCAAGAAGCATGAAGAGGCTATTCACGCTGTCGCGTGCCACCCCAGCAAGGCCCTCATCGCCAGTGCGGGCGCCGATGCCCTGGCCAAGGTCTTCGTATGA
- the STRN4 gene encoding striatin-4 isoform X3 has translation MQQAQVAFLQGERKGQENLKTDLVRRIKMLEYALKQERAKYHKLKFGTDLNQGEKKPELAEQVSNGPVESVTLENSPLVWKEGRQLLRQYLEEVGYTDTILDMRSKRVRSLLGRSLELNGAVEPSEGGPRATPGPGGLSGGESLLVKQIEEQIKRNAAGKDGKERLSGSVLEQIPFLQNCEDEDSDEDDDLDSVQHKKQRVKLPSKALVPEMEDEDEEDDSEDAINEFDFLGSGEEGEGSPDPRRCTGEGTHHELESRRVKLQGILADLRDVDGLPPKVTGPPPGTPQPRPHEGSFGFSSDVFIMDTIGGGEVSLGDLADLTVTNDNDLSCDLSDSKDAFKKTWNPKFTLRSHYDGVRSLAFHHSQSALLTASEDGTLKLWNLQKAVTAKKNAALDVEPIHAFRAHRGPVLAVAMGSNSECCYSGGADARIHSWKIPDLNMDPYDGYDPSVLSHVLEGHGDAVWGLAFSSASQRLASCSADGTIRIWDPSSSPACLCTFLTASDHGIPTSVAFTSTEPAHIVASFRSGDTVLYDLEAGSALLSLESRGSSGPTQINQVVSHPNQPLTITAHDDRGIRFLDSRTGKSVHSMVAHLDAVTCLAVDPNGVFLMSGSHDCSLRLWSLDNKTCVQEITAHRKKHEEAIHAVACHPSKALIASAGADALAKVFV, from the exons ATGCAGCAA GCTCAGGTGGCCTTCCtccagggagaaaggaaagggcaAGAGAATCTCAAGACAGACCTGGTACGGCGGATCAAGATGTTGGAATATGCACTGAAACAGGAGAG GGCCAAATATCATAAATTGAAGTTTGGAACAGACCTGAACCAAGGGGAGAAGAAACCAGAATTGGCAGAACAAG TCTCCAATGGCCCTGTGGAGTCGGTCACCCTGGAGAACAGCCCGCTGGTGTGGAAGGAGGGGCGGCAGCTTCTCCGACA GTATCTGGAAGAGGTGGGCTACACGGACACCATCCTGGATATGCGGTCCAAACGCGTGCGCTCCCTGCTGGGCCGCTCATTGGAGCTCAACGGGGCTGTGGAGCCCAGTGAAGGGGGCCCCAGGGCCACACCAGGCCCCGGGGGCCTCAGTGGCGGTGAATCCCTGCTGGTGAAACAGATTGAAGAGCAGATCAAGAG GAATGCGGCAGGCAAAGATGGCAAAGAACGCCTGAGTGGTTCGGTGCTGGAGCAGATCCCCTTCCTGCAGAATTGTGAGGACGAGGACAGTGACGAGGACGATGACCTGGACAGCGTACAGCACAAGAAGCAGCGTGTGAAG CTTCCCTCCAAAGCCCTAGTGCCTGAGAtggaggacgaggacgaggaggaTGACTCTGAGGATGCCATCAATGAGTTCGATTTCTTGGGctcaggagaggagggggagggctcCCCAGACCCTCGACGATGCACGGGAGAGGGGACCCACCATGAGCTGG AAAGCCGGCGGGTCAAACTCCAAGGCATTTTGGCCGACCTTCGGGATGTAGATGGGCTGCCCCCTAAAGTGACTGGTCCCCCTCCTGGCACACCCCAGCCCCGGCCACACGAAG GTTCCTTTGGCTTCTCCTCAGACGTTTTCATCATGGACACTATCGGGGGCGGGGAGGTGAGCCTGGGGGACTTGGCAGATCTCACCGTCACCAACGACAACGACCTCAGCTGTGAT CTCTCTGACAGCAAAGATGCCTTTAAGAAGACATGGAACCCCAAGTTCACTCTCCGATCACACTACGACGGCGTGCGCTCCCTGGCTTTCCACCACAGCCAGTCTGCCTTGCTCACCGCCTCTGAAGATGGCACACTGAAGCTCTGGAACCTACAGAAGGCTGTCACAGCCAAGAA GAATGCTGCACTAGATGTGGAACCTATCCATGCCTTCCGGGCTCACAG GGGTCCTGTATTGGCAGTAGCCATGGGCAGCAATAGCGAATGCTGTTACAGTGGTGGGGCAGATGCCCGCATCCACAGCTGGAAGATTCCGGACCTCAACATGGACCCCTATGACGGTTATG ACCCGAGCGTGCTGAGCCATGTCCTGGAGGGCCACGGGGATGCTGTATGGGGCCTAGCCTTCAGTTCTGCCTCCCAGCGCCTGGCCTCCTGCTCTGCCGATGGCACCATCCGTATCTGGGATCCCAGCAGCAGCCCAGCCTGCCTCTGTACCTTCCTCACAGCCAGCG ATCATGGGATCCCCACCTCAGTGGCCTTCACCAGCACCGAGCCTGCCCACATTGTGGCCTCCTTCCGCTCTGGCGACACTGTCTTATATGACCTGGAGGCTGGCAGTGCCCTCCTCTCGCTGGAATCCCGGGGGAGCAGCG GCCCAACCCAGATCAACCAGGTGGTGAGTCACCCAAACCAGCCCCTCACCATCACTGCCCACGACGACAGAGGCATCCGCTTCCTGGACAGCCGGACAG GGAAATCTGTGCACTCCATGGTTGCCCACCTGGACGCGGTCACCTGCCTTGCCGTGGACCCCAACGGCGTGTTCCTGATGTCGGGAA GTCACGACTGTTCCCTGCGTCTGTGGAGCCTGGACAATAAAACATGCGTGCAGGAGATCACGGCCCACCGCAAGAAGCATGAAGAGGCTATTCACGCTGTCGCGTGCCACCCCAGCAAGGCCCTCATCGCCAGTGCGGGCGCCGATGCCCTGGCCAAGGTCTTCGTATGA
- the STRN4 gene encoding striatin-4 isoform X2: MMEERAAAAVAAAASSCRPLGSGAGPGPTGAAPASAPAPGPGPAGKGGGGGGSPGPTAGPEPLSLPGILHFIQHEWARFEAEKARWEAERAELQAQVAFLQGERKGQENLKTDLVRRIKMLEYALKQERAKYHKLKFGTDLNQGEKKPELAEQVSNGPVESVTLENSPLVWKEGRQLLRQYLEEVGYTDTILDMRSKRVRSLLGRSLELNGAVEPSEGGPRATPGPGGLSGGESLLVKQIEEQIKRNAAGKDGKERLSGSVLEQIPFLQNCEDEDSDEDDDLDSVQHKKQRVKLPSKALVPEMEDEDEEDDSEDAINEFDFLGSGEEGEGSPDPRRCTGEGTHHELESRRVKLQGILADLRDVDGLPPKVTGPPPGTPQPRPHEDVFIMDTIGGGEVSLGDLADLTVTNDNDLSCDLSDSKDAFKKTWNPKFTLRSHYDGVRSLAFHHSQSALLTASEDGTLKLWNLQKAVTAKKNAALDVEPIHAFRAHRGPVLAVAMGSNSECCYSGGADARIHSWKIPDLNMDPYDGYDPSVLSHVLEGHGDAVWGLAFSSASQRLASCSADGTIRIWDPSSSPACLCTFLTASDHGIPTSVAFTSTEPAHIVASFRSGDTVLYDLEAGSALLSLESRGSSGPTQINQVVSHPNQPLTITAHDDRGIRFLDSRTGKSVHSMVAHLDAVTCLAVDPNGVFLMSGSHDCSLRLWSLDNKTCVQEITAHRKKHEEAIHAVACHPSKALIASAGADALAKVFV; the protein is encoded by the exons ATGATGGAGGAGCGAGCGGCCGCCGcggtcgccgccgccgcctcctcctgccGCCCGCTCGGCTCTGGCGCGGGCCCCGGCCCGACCGGGGCGGCCCcggcctctgcccctgccccggggcccgGCCCGGCTGGTaagggaggcggcggcggaggcagCCCCGGACCTACGGCGGGCCCCGAGCCCCTGAGCCTGCCCGGCATCCTGCACTTTATACAGCACGAGTGGGCGCGCTTCGAAGCGGAGAAGGCCCGCTGGGAGGCCGAGCGCGCCGAGCTGCAG GCTCAGGTGGCCTTCCtccagggagaaaggaaagggcaAGAGAATCTCAAGACAGACCTGGTACGGCGGATCAAGATGTTGGAATATGCACTGAAACAGGAGAG GGCCAAATATCATAAATTGAAGTTTGGAACAGACCTGAACCAAGGGGAGAAGAAACCAGAATTGGCAGAACAAG TCTCCAATGGCCCTGTGGAGTCGGTCACCCTGGAGAACAGCCCGCTGGTGTGGAAGGAGGGGCGGCAGCTTCTCCGACA GTATCTGGAAGAGGTGGGCTACACGGACACCATCCTGGATATGCGGTCCAAACGCGTGCGCTCCCTGCTGGGCCGCTCATTGGAGCTCAACGGGGCTGTGGAGCCCAGTGAAGGGGGCCCCAGGGCCACACCAGGCCCCGGGGGCCTCAGTGGCGGTGAATCCCTGCTGGTGAAACAGATTGAAGAGCAGATCAAGAG GAATGCGGCAGGCAAAGATGGCAAAGAACGCCTGAGTGGTTCGGTGCTGGAGCAGATCCCCTTCCTGCAGAATTGTGAGGACGAGGACAGTGACGAGGACGATGACCTGGACAGCGTACAGCACAAGAAGCAGCGTGTGAAG CTTCCCTCCAAAGCCCTAGTGCCTGAGAtggaggacgaggacgaggaggaTGACTCTGAGGATGCCATCAATGAGTTCGATTTCTTGGGctcaggagaggagggggagggctcCCCAGACCCTCGACGATGCACGGGAGAGGGGACCCACCATGAGCTGG AAAGCCGGCGGGTCAAACTCCAAGGCATTTTGGCCGACCTTCGGGATGTAGATGGGCTGCCCCCTAAAGTGACTGGTCCCCCTCCTGGCACACCCCAGCCCCGGCCACACGAAG ACGTTTTCATCATGGACACTATCGGGGGCGGGGAGGTGAGCCTGGGGGACTTGGCAGATCTCACCGTCACCAACGACAACGACCTCAGCTGTGAT CTCTCTGACAGCAAAGATGCCTTTAAGAAGACATGGAACCCCAAGTTCACTCTCCGATCACACTACGACGGCGTGCGCTCCCTGGCTTTCCACCACAGCCAGTCTGCCTTGCTCACCGCCTCTGAAGATGGCACACTGAAGCTCTGGAACCTACAGAAGGCTGTCACAGCCAAGAA GAATGCTGCACTAGATGTGGAACCTATCCATGCCTTCCGGGCTCACAG GGGTCCTGTATTGGCAGTAGCCATGGGCAGCAATAGCGAATGCTGTTACAGTGGTGGGGCAGATGCCCGCATCCACAGCTGGAAGATTCCGGACCTCAACATGGACCCCTATGACGGTTATG ACCCGAGCGTGCTGAGCCATGTCCTGGAGGGCCACGGGGATGCTGTATGGGGCCTAGCCTTCAGTTCTGCCTCCCAGCGCCTGGCCTCCTGCTCTGCCGATGGCACCATCCGTATCTGGGATCCCAGCAGCAGCCCAGCCTGCCTCTGTACCTTCCTCACAGCCAGCG ATCATGGGATCCCCACCTCAGTGGCCTTCACCAGCACCGAGCCTGCCCACATTGTGGCCTCCTTCCGCTCTGGCGACACTGTCTTATATGACCTGGAGGCTGGCAGTGCCCTCCTCTCGCTGGAATCCCGGGGGAGCAGCG GCCCAACCCAGATCAACCAGGTGGTGAGTCACCCAAACCAGCCCCTCACCATCACTGCCCACGACGACAGAGGCATCCGCTTCCTGGACAGCCGGACAG GGAAATCTGTGCACTCCATGGTTGCCCACCTGGACGCGGTCACCTGCCTTGCCGTGGACCCCAACGGCGTGTTCCTGATGTCGGGAA GTCACGACTGTTCCCTGCGTCTGTGGAGCCTGGACAATAAAACATGCGTGCAGGAGATCACGGCCCACCGCAAGAAGCATGAAGAGGCTATTCACGCTGTCGCGTGCCACCCCAGCAAGGCCCTCATCGCCAGTGCGGGCGCCGATGCCCTGGCCAAGGTCTTCGTATGA